Proteins co-encoded in one Halorussus salinus genomic window:
- a CDS encoding DUF2182 domain-containing protein — protein MSPDLGSLLDRERFAGAVFDASLDRTTAVVAAMLALDAVWWLLLYNGDVPMPGMMWLMKQGVPMAAPGAMELGVFHVGTLDAVVGYVSMWGVMMWAMMYPAMTRFTREYAASHRGSDADAALALASFLTGYLLVWALSAVVPLALHAALPGGIYGFTESHTTLALGGALVLTGLYQLSPFKQSLLRTCCHEVERHADGIARAFEEGADHGLRCVLVCFGPFFVLMPFFGEMNFFWMVALTAVVTMERLPSWGREIAVSTGLVSLVAGLAVWLLGPDLPVTFTMAM, from the coding sequence ATGAGTCCCGACCTCGGCTCGCTCCTCGACCGCGAGCGTTTCGCGGGCGCGGTCTTCGACGCCTCACTCGACCGGACCACGGCGGTCGTCGCGGCCATGCTCGCGCTCGACGCGGTGTGGTGGCTCCTGCTCTACAACGGCGACGTACCGATGCCGGGGATGATGTGGCTGATGAAACAGGGGGTGCCGATGGCCGCGCCCGGCGCGATGGAGTTGGGCGTCTTCCACGTCGGGACCCTCGACGCGGTCGTCGGCTACGTCTCGATGTGGGGCGTGATGATGTGGGCGATGATGTACCCCGCGATGACGCGGTTCACACGGGAGTACGCCGCGTCCCACCGCGGGTCGGACGCCGACGCCGCCCTCGCGCTGGCCTCGTTTCTGACCGGTTATCTCCTCGTCTGGGCGCTCTCGGCGGTCGTCCCGCTGGCGCTCCACGCGGCGCTTCCGGGCGGCATCTACGGCTTTACCGAGTCGCACACGACTCTCGCGCTGGGCGGCGCGTTGGTCCTGACCGGACTCTATCAGCTCTCGCCGTTCAAGCAGTCGCTCCTCCGCACGTGCTGTCACGAGGTCGAGCGCCACGCCGACGGCATCGCTCGCGCGTTCGAGGAGGGCGCGGACCACGGCCTCCGGTGCGTCCTCGTCTGCTTCGGCCCGTTCTTCGTCCTGATGCCCTTCTTCGGCGAGATGAACTTCTTCTGGATGGTCGCGCTGACCGCCGTCGTCACGATGGAGCGACTCCCCTCGTGGGGCCGGGAGATAGCGGTCTCGACCGGTCTCGTCTCGCTCGTCGCGGGGCTGGCCGTGTGGCTCCTCGGGCCGGACCTGCCCGTGACGTTCACGATGGCGATGTAG
- a CDS encoding TrkH family potassium uptake protein, with product MEAGLMTISVVVALVFAEWYSALAFLLSGGLTASMGLGAKRYFAEAPEPRMKHGMIIAASGWFCVALFGAIPFFLTAYLTPPEIMATYVESAPAGTYETVTMFGVESRSSLVYFRDPLHAFFESMSGWTGSGLTMAIHEPTLPRAIQWWRSFIQWVGGVGVIVLTTAILARPGSGSYALYRSEAREKKIHPSIISTVRTVWKIFVLYTVLAVLAMFVAISLSDYGSRLPAWQAFWQALNHAMTGLSTGGFSVTDNSIATYDSPLIETVLLPIMALGAIAFPIHYGILSNRDAELLWEDLQTRWLFVLFGAGVVVLSLQNAVAVTAAFDPRNYAGLQTVGLSAAQTDAIRDSVFQWISALSCTGFQSSGIGDWKTGGKLLISIGMVIGGAAGSTVGGIKIIRAYTIGRGIVWQFSRVFLPESAVVTAKINGRSLSRNEMEREFSEAAIVSLLWVVLLVASSIVLVNVAGPEFGYADALFEVASAQGNVGLSTGITGPSMSPLAEAMFLLNMWVGRLEIIPILVFGRSLIYGLSPR from the coding sequence ATGGAGGCCGGACTGATGACCATCAGCGTCGTCGTCGCGCTGGTCTTCGCCGAGTGGTACTCCGCGCTCGCCTTCCTGCTGTCGGGCGGACTTACGGCGAGCATGGGTCTCGGAGCGAAGCGGTACTTCGCCGAGGCCCCCGAACCGCGGATGAAACACGGGATGATTATCGCCGCCTCCGGGTGGTTCTGCGTCGCACTGTTCGGTGCGATTCCCTTCTTCCTGACGGCGTACCTGACTCCTCCCGAGATAATGGCGACCTACGTCGAGTCGGCCCCCGCCGGGACCTACGAGACGGTGACGATGTTCGGCGTCGAGTCCCGGTCGAGTCTGGTCTACTTCCGGGACCCACTCCACGCCTTCTTCGAGAGCATGAGCGGGTGGACCGGGTCGGGACTCACGATGGCGATCCACGAACCCACGCTCCCTCGCGCCATCCAGTGGTGGCGCTCGTTCATCCAGTGGGTCGGCGGCGTGGGCGTCATCGTCCTCACCACCGCGATTCTGGCCCGGCCCGGAAGCGGAAGCTACGCTCTCTACCGGAGCGAAGCCCGCGAGAAGAAGATTCACCCGAGCATCATCTCGACGGTCCGGACCGTCTGGAAGATTTTCGTCCTCTACACCGTCCTCGCCGTCCTCGCCATGTTCGTCGCCATCTCGCTGTCGGACTACGGCTCCCGACTCCCGGCGTGGCAGGCGTTCTGGCAGGCGCTCAACCACGCCATGACCGGCCTCTCGACCGGCGGGTTCTCGGTCACGGACAACTCCATCGCAACCTACGACTCGCCGCTCATCGAGACCGTGCTGTTGCCCATCATGGCGCTGGGAGCCATCGCCTTCCCGATTCACTACGGAATCCTCTCGAATCGGGACGCCGAACTGCTCTGGGAGGACCTCCAGACCCGGTGGCTGTTCGTCCTGTTCGGGGCCGGAGTCGTCGTCCTCTCGCTTCAGAACGCGGTCGCTGTCACTGCAGCCTTCGACCCGCGGAACTACGCCGGGTTGCAGACGGTCGGTCTCTCGGCGGCCCAGACGGACGCCATCCGGGACTCGGTATTCCAGTGGATAAGTGCCCTCTCGTGTACCGGATTCCAGTCGTCGGGCATTGGCGACTGGAAGACGGGCGGAAAGCTCCTGATTTCGATCGGAATGGTCATCGGCGGGGCCGCGGGTTCGACGGTCGGCGGCATCAAAATCATCCGGGCCTACACCATCGGTCGGGGCATCGTCTGGCAGTTCTCAAGAGTCTTCCTGCCCGAGAGCGCGGTCGTCACCGCCAAAATCAACGGCCGAAGCCTCTCGCGCAACGAGATGGAACGGGAGTTCAGCGAGGCCGCCATCGTCAGTCTCCTCTGGGTCGTCCTGCTGGTGGCGAGTTCCATCGTGTTGGTGAACGTCGCCGGACCGGAGTTCGGCTACGCCGACGCCCTCTTCGAGGTCGCCAGCGCGCAGGGCAACGTCGGCCTCTCGACCGGCATCACCGGGCCGAGCATGAGTCCCCTCGCGGAAGCGATGTTCCTCCTCAATATGTGGGTCGGCCGCCTCGAAATCATCCCGATTCTGGTGTTCGGACGCTCGCTGATTTACGGGCTGAGTCCCCGCTGA
- a CDS encoding ABC1 kinase family protein, translating to MVTLVNLRAYRRFFVVAYHFLPLLLSYARDRRRFLLFGRSRRVDSQTRVERANTLLESLLTLGPTFIKLGQLLSTRPDILPPEYVDELSKLQDEVPPADWAEARAVLEDEVGPIEEYFDAFDTDAISGASLGQVYTAEIDGDEVAVKIRRPGIEELVTADLRVIQWSLPILMRFIGQARAFSLENLADEFDRTIRQEMDYEREAAMLTEIRSNFEGNDDVAIPAVVDSHSGPRVLTMDYITGTKINDVEELDAIGVDRHQLAVNLQEAYLQMLLEDGVFHADPHPGNLAVQSDGTIVFYDFGMSGRVDEFIQNKIIDFYIAVANQDIDGILDALVEMGTLSPEADRATMGNVMELAIEDARGEDIETYRVQQIVEQVEDTIYEFPLRLPSNLALVLRVATVVEGVCVTLDPDFDFISVATDYLTEQGYREESIKQFASETGDQIQRSIQSSVRVPPKLENTLDRIEREDFYVRADVEDGNDVFEKLAKRLVYGMLLTAGVFSTAFLYALADVQSAAVAGAFSVGVAALLYKNFRGRKGTRVTPQFTRHEMRQRRGGE from the coding sequence GTGGTCACACTGGTTAACCTCCGTGCGTACCGGCGGTTCTTCGTCGTCGCGTACCACTTCCTGCCCCTGCTGTTGAGCTACGCCCGCGACCGCCGCCGGTTCCTGTTGTTCGGGCGGTCGCGCCGGGTCGATAGCCAGACGCGCGTCGAGCGCGCCAACACGCTGTTGGAATCGCTCCTGACGCTCGGGCCGACGTTCATCAAGTTGGGGCAACTCCTCTCGACGCGGCCGGACATCCTGCCGCCCGAGTACGTCGACGAGTTGTCGAAGCTCCAAGACGAGGTGCCGCCAGCCGACTGGGCCGAGGCGCGCGCGGTCCTCGAAGACGAAGTGGGTCCCATCGAGGAGTACTTCGACGCGTTCGACACCGACGCCATCTCCGGGGCGAGCCTCGGGCAGGTCTACACCGCCGAAATCGACGGCGACGAGGTCGCGGTGAAAATCAGGCGGCCCGGCATCGAGGAGTTGGTCACGGCCGACCTGCGGGTCATCCAGTGGTCGCTCCCCATCCTGATGCGGTTCATCGGGCAGGCGCGGGCGTTCTCGCTGGAGAACCTCGCCGACGAGTTCGACCGGACGATTCGCCAAGAGATGGACTACGAGCGCGAGGCCGCGATGCTCACCGAGATTCGGTCGAACTTCGAGGGCAACGACGACGTGGCGATTCCCGCGGTCGTCGATTCCCACTCCGGGCCGCGCGTGCTGACGATGGACTACATCACCGGCACGAAAATAAACGACGTAGAAGAACTCGACGCGATAGGCGTCGACCGTCACCAACTCGCGGTCAACCTCCAAGAGGCGTACCTCCAGATGTTGCTGGAGGACGGCGTGTTCCACGCCGACCCGCATCCCGGCAACCTCGCCGTCCAATCCGACGGCACCATCGTCTTCTACGACTTCGGGATGTCGGGCCGGGTGGACGAGTTCATCCAGAACAAGATAATCGACTTCTACATCGCGGTGGCGAACCAAGACATCGACGGCATCTTGGACGCGCTCGTGGAGATGGGCACCCTCAGCCCGGAGGCCGACCGCGCGACGATGGGGAACGTGATGGAACTGGCCATCGAGGACGCCCGCGGCGAGGACATCGAGACCTACCGCGTCCAACAGATAGTCGAGCAGGTCGAGGACACCATCTACGAGTTCCCCCTGCGACTGCCCTCGAATCTCGCGCTGGTCCTGCGCGTCGCCACCGTCGTCGAAGGGGTCTGTGTGACGCTCGACCCCGACTTCGACTTCATCTCGGTGGCGACCGACTACCTGACCGAGCAGGGCTACCGCGAGGAGTCGATAAAGCAGTTCGCCAGCGAGACCGGCGACCAGATTCAACGCTCCATCCAGTCGTCGGTCCGGGTTCCGCCCAAGCTGGAGAACACGCTGGATCGCATCGAGCGCGAGGACTTCTACGTCCGGGCCGACGTGGAGGACGGCAACGACGTGTTCGAGAAGCTGGCCAAGCGCCTCGTCTACGGCATGTTGCTGACCGCGGGCGTCTTCTCGACTGCGTTCCTCTACGCGCTGGCCGACGTGCAGTCGGCGGCAGTCGCCGGGGCCTTCTCGGTCGGCGTGGCCGCGTTGCTCTACAAGAACTTCCGGGGTCGAAAGGGCACCCGAGTCACCCCGCAGTTCACCCGCCACGAGATGCGCCAGCGTCGCGGCGGAGAGTAG
- a CDS encoding DUF6498-containing protein: MKERASAVLRHGVRAAALVAGNLLPLVGVLVWEWNLAALLVLYGVEGVVTSAFAGAKMLFAERVPAEEFGTANLPLPELRDKRGGVRLREGWPPVYPRNIPDALGMVGSLLFVWVVVGVLVAADFLLSASAAIPATVLLSAVGLVATRAVEFRREYIGRGEYADVSARAAAATAGRQLLLVFFLLPLLAALDESRAAGTVLLLVVVAAKTLADAYGFWVDHLDREPLGLLERLFDAAETGDPPPAIDVPEESPDERVQTDTSAVLFTGLVPIALAFLNRTGLLFLLLCAFSAFVIGVWAVVPLVVVVGVLGGVSLLTHYVRFGTLEYQRRGETLVCYDRWLDAAQWACPVGEIRDPSASRRITSRLFGTTVVRFTDDEGDRYRIGPLADADSAVERLGFPAFDASQDEPNRQLAAAALGLAAVFVALPTFLYVTPVTSKSEAMAVAVVLVPAMAATVLPLLWVSLYNA; this comes from the coding sequence ATGAAAGAGCGAGCGAGCGCGGTTCTCCGCCACGGTGTCCGAGCCGCGGCACTCGTCGCCGGGAACCTCCTCCCGCTGGTCGGCGTACTGGTCTGGGAGTGGAACCTCGCGGCCCTACTGGTCCTCTACGGCGTCGAGGGCGTCGTCACGTCGGCGTTCGCGGGCGCGAAGATGCTGTTCGCCGAGCGAGTACCCGCCGAGGAGTTCGGCACCGCGAATCTCCCACTGCCGGAACTGCGGGACAAGCGCGGTGGCGTCAGGCTCCGGGAAGGCTGGCCGCCCGTCTACCCGCGAAACATCCCGGACGCGCTCGGGATGGTCGGGTCGCTCCTGTTCGTCTGGGTCGTCGTCGGGGTCCTCGTCGCGGCGGACTTCCTGCTCTCGGCGTCGGCCGCGATTCCCGCCACGGTTCTGCTCTCCGCGGTCGGACTGGTGGCGACCCGCGCGGTGGAGTTCCGTCGGGAGTACATCGGCCGCGGCGAGTACGCCGACGTGTCCGCCCGCGCGGCCGCCGCGACCGCCGGTCGGCAACTGCTTCTGGTCTTCTTCCTCCTGCCGCTCCTCGCCGCACTGGACGAGTCGCGCGCCGCGGGGACCGTCCTGTTGCTGGTCGTCGTCGCGGCCAAGACCCTCGCGGACGCCTACGGTTTCTGGGTGGACCACCTCGACAGGGAACCGCTCGGTCTCCTCGAACGACTGTTCGACGCCGCCGAGACGGGCGACCCGCCGCCAGCCATCGACGTGCCGGAGGAGTCGCCCGACGAGCGCGTCCAGACCGACACGTCGGCGGTGCTGTTCACAGGTCTCGTCCCTATCGCGCTCGCGTTCCTCAACCGCACCGGACTCCTCTTTCTCCTGCTGTGCGCCTTCTCGGCGTTCGTAATCGGCGTTTGGGCGGTCGTCCCGCTGGTCGTCGTGGTCGGCGTCCTCGGGGGCGTGAGCCTGCTGACCCACTACGTCCGGTTCGGCACCCTCGAATACCAGCGCCGAGGAGAGACGCTGGTCTGCTACGACCGGTGGCTCGACGCGGCCCAGTGGGCCTGTCCCGTCGGCGAGATTCGGGACCCGTCGGCCTCGCGCCGCATCACGAGCAGACTGTTCGGGACCACCGTCGTCCGGTTCACCGACGACGAGGGCGACCGGTATCGAATCGGTCCCCTCGCGGACGCCGACAGCGCGGTCGAGCGCCTCGGCTTCCCGGCGTTCGACGCGAGCCAAGACGAACCGAACCGACAGCTAGCGGCGGCCGCGCTCGGTCTCGCCGCCGTCTTCGTCGCGCTTCCGACCTTCCTCTACGTCACGCCCGTCACGTCGAAAAGCGAGGCGATGGCCGTCGCTGTCGTGCTGGTCCCGGCGATGGCGGCGACCGTCTTGCCGTTGCTCTGGGTGTCGCTGTACAACGCCTGA
- a CDS encoding Hsp20/alpha crystallin family protein → MSALREAMRELPDAVFADLLESDDAYLLVIDLPGVNDETVDVGVSDGRLEIEARREKDVPMEFSYLQEERSLFLDADLPLPPDATGADAEATIDRGVLEIRLPKREATPEQEIPIESR, encoded by the coding sequence ATGTCAGCGCTTCGTGAGGCCATGCGGGAGTTGCCGGACGCGGTGTTCGCCGACCTGCTGGAGAGCGACGACGCCTACCTGCTGGTCATCGACCTGCCGGGAGTCAACGACGAGACCGTGGACGTGGGCGTCAGCGACGGGCGACTCGAAATCGAGGCGCGCCGCGAGAAGGACGTGCCGATGGAGTTCTCCTACCTCCAAGAGGAGCGGTCGCTGTTCCTCGACGCCGACCTACCCCTGCCGCCGGACGCGACCGGCGCGGACGCAGAGGCGACCATCGACCGGGGCGTCTTGGAGATTCGCCTGCCGAAGCGCGAGGCGACGCCCGAGCAGGAAATCCCCATCGAGAGCCGGTGA
- a CDS encoding ZIP family metal transporter: MALVENLVLVFVAGLVTALATGLGALPFFVVDDFSDRWNVALWGLASGIMVAASLFGLVNEGLAYASGGFPTLMVGGLLAGVLLVEVADRALDAIDIGKHADEESDGSETDDHHHADEEVHADGGHGHDDHAMEAEAIATGNLKTLVLVLGILTVHSFPEGVAIGVSFAELGFEGGIPILGFSVPLLAVFMTVAISIHNVPEGLAISIPMRAMDVSKWRMVGAAVFSSLPQPIGAVVAFVFVRWAQEFLPFGFGFAAGAMIYLVATEFVPEALETGADLPGDGYKELLAGLVAGVVAMVPLMYV, translated from the coding sequence ATGGCACTCGTCGAGAACCTCGTGTTGGTGTTCGTCGCGGGCCTCGTGACGGCGCTCGCCACGGGTCTCGGTGCGCTCCCGTTCTTCGTGGTGGACGACTTCAGCGACCGCTGGAACGTCGCGCTGTGGGGTCTCGCGTCGGGAATCATGGTCGCGGCGTCGCTGTTCGGCTTGGTGAACGAGGGACTGGCGTACGCGTCGGGAGGCTTTCCGACGCTGATGGTCGGCGGCCTGCTGGCTGGCGTTCTCCTCGTGGAAGTCGCCGACAGGGCGCTCGATGCCATCGACATCGGGAAGCACGCTGACGAGGAGAGCGACGGGAGCGAGACGGACGACCATCACCACGCCGACGAGGAGGTCCACGCGGACGGCGGCCACGGCCACGACGACCACGCGATGGAGGCCGAAGCCATCGCCACGGGGAACCTCAAGACGCTCGTCCTCGTCCTCGGCATCCTGACGGTCCACAGTTTCCCGGAGGGCGTCGCCATCGGCGTCTCGTTCGCCGAGTTGGGCTTCGAGGGCGGCATCCCGATTCTGGGCTTCTCGGTGCCCCTGCTGGCCGTCTTCATGACCGTCGCCATCTCCATCCACAACGTCCCGGAGGGGTTGGCCATCTCCATCCCGATGCGCGCGATGGACGTGAGCAAGTGGCGGATGGTCGGCGCGGCCGTCTTCTCCAGTCTCCCCCAACCCATCGGCGCGGTCGTCGCGTTCGTGTTCGTCCGCTGGGCGCAGGAGTTCCTGCCCTTCGGATTCGGGTTCGCCGCGGGCGCGATGATTTACTTGGTCGCCACCGAGTTCGTCCCCGAGGCGCTGGAGACCGGTGCGGACCTCCCCGGCGACGGCTACAAGGAACTGCTCGCCGGACTGGTCGCGGGAGTCGTCGCGATGGTCCCGCTGATGTACGTCTGA
- a CDS encoding molybdopterin biosynthesis protein: protein MTDRKEFRDLADPDDARDAIASLDLAPDPEEVRLEDARGRVLADRIDARLDVPGFDRASMDGYAVRARDTFGADETDPALLSLVGTVHAGEEPAVEVGEGEAVEISTGAVMPPGADGVVMVERTDESDDGDTVEVRTALAPGDNVMLAGADVAAGERALGPGTRLTAREIGLLSALGVESVPVRGKPTVGIVSTGDELVRPGDEVDSAAGQIYDVNSYTVAAAVEEAGGEPKLYPHAGDDYDEMEAILREAADECDLVLSSGSTSASAVDVIYRVIDERGELLLHGVAVKPGKPMLVGQVADSAYVGLPGYPVSALTIFRTFVAPAIRRAAGVPEPATATVQARMATEERYGEGRMRLMPVGLTETGEALRASKNASGGTQSDDLLAYVVDKGSGATTSLVEADGVVEVPADTAYVAEGETVEVQLFSPDVRPPTVLGVGEDDPALARLLDAIERPRYLSVGSREGLRRLRDGVPDFAVASGDSADAASDRGVDATELATYEREWGLVVQSGNPEDIADLGDLVDRDLRFVNRGSDSGLRTSLGNALADLADERGTTRHALVESIDGFELAAKAHESPARKVAAGQADAGLGLRATAAKLNLDFVPVGTETVRVLANPDREGKSGVRELADALDEELDVVLAELSGFGR, encoded by the coding sequence ATGACAGACCGAAAGGAGTTCAGAGACCTCGCGGACCCGGACGACGCACGAGACGCCATCGCCAGCCTCGACCTCGCGCCCGACCCCGAGGAGGTCCGCCTCGAAGACGCGCGGGGTCGCGTCCTCGCGGACCGAATCGACGCCCGACTCGACGTGCCGGGGTTCGACCGCGCGAGCATGGACGGCTACGCCGTGCGCGCTCGGGACACCTTCGGCGCGGACGAGACCGACCCGGCGCTCCTCTCGCTCGTCGGGACCGTCCACGCGGGCGAGGAGCCAGCGGTCGAGGTCGGCGAGGGCGAGGCGGTCGAAATCTCGACCGGCGCGGTCATGCCGCCCGGCGCGGACGGCGTGGTGATGGTCGAACGAACAGACGAGAGCGATGACGGTGACACTGTCGAGGTCCGGACCGCGCTCGCGCCCGGCGACAACGTGATGCTCGCGGGTGCCGACGTGGCGGCGGGCGAGCGCGCGCTCGGCCCCGGAACGCGGCTCACGGCCCGCGAAATCGGCCTGCTGTCGGCGCTCGGCGTCGAGTCGGTCCCGGTCCGCGGAAAGCCGACCGTCGGCATCGTCTCGACCGGCGACGAGTTGGTCCGGCCCGGCGACGAGGTAGACAGCGCGGCGGGGCAAATCTACGACGTGAACAGCTACACCGTCGCTGCGGCAGTCGAGGAGGCTGGCGGCGAGCCGAAACTCTACCCGCACGCTGGCGACGACTACGACGAGATGGAGGCGATTCTCCGGGAGGCCGCCGACGAGTGCGACCTCGTGCTGTCGTCGGGGTCCACGAGCGCGAGCGCGGTGGACGTAATCTACCGGGTCATCGACGAGCGCGGCGAGTTGCTCCTGCACGGCGTCGCCGTCAAGCCTGGCAAGCCGATGCTGGTCGGACAGGTCGCGGACTCGGCCTACGTCGGCCTGCCGGGCTACCCCGTCTCGGCGCTGACCATCTTCCGGACGTTCGTCGCGCCCGCGATTCGGCGCGCGGCCGGGGTTCCCGAACCGGCCACGGCAACGGTCCAAGCGCGGATGGCGACCGAGGAGCGATACGGCGAGGGCCGGATGCGCCTGATGCCGGTGGGTCTGACAGAAACTGGCGAGGCGCTTCGCGCCTCGAAAAACGCGAGCGGTGGAACCCAATCCGACGACCTGCTGGCCTACGTCGTGGACAAGGGGAGCGGCGCGACGACCAGTCTCGTGGAGGCCGACGGCGTGGTCGAAGTCCCGGCCGACACCGCGTACGTCGCCGAGGGCGAGACCGTCGAAGTGCAACTGTTCTCGCCGGACGTGCGTCCGCCGACCGTGCTGGGCGTCGGCGAGGACGACCCTGCGCTCGCTCGTTTGCTCGACGCCATAGAGCGTCCGCGCTACCTCTCGGTCGGGTCGCGCGAGGGCCTGCGCCGCCTCCGTGACGGCGTGCCCGACTTCGCGGTCGCGTCGGGCGACTCGGCCGACGCCGCCAGCGACCGAGGAGTGGACGCCACCGAACTCGCCACCTACGAGCGCGAGTGGGGACTGGTCGTGCAATCGGGGAACCCCGAAGACATCGCCGACCTCGGGGACCTCGTGGACCGCGACCTGCGATTCGTTAACCGCGGGTCGGACTCCGGTCTGCGGACCAGCCTCGGCAACGCGCTGGCCGACCTCGCTGACGAGCGGGGCACCACGCGCCACGCGCTCGTGGAGTCCATCGACGGCTTCGAACTCGCGGCGAAGGCCCACGAGAGTCCGGCCAGAAAGGTCGCGGCCGGACAGGCCGACGCCGGTCTCGGCCTGCGCGCGACCGCCGCAAAACTCAACCTCGATTTCGTCCCGGTCGGCACCGAGACGGTCCGCGTGCTGGCGAACCCCGACCGCGAAGGCAAGTCCGGCGTCCGCGAACTCGCCGACGCGCTGGACGAGGAGCTAGATGTCGTGCTGGCCGAACTTTCCGGGTTCGGTCGGTAG
- a CDS encoding molybdopterin molybdotransferase MoeA: protein MTEEQPDRRQSGFKDKTRVGEARERLLDAVAPHDRTEEVRLASADGRLLAEAVVAARDVPHYPRAAMDGYAVRAADTFGASDRSPEVLRNAGGPAGTDEGDGPNEVPPNGAVRVHTGSELPAGADAVVMIEQVDEFGDGEAHRASGASGEAVSDVEIFDAVAEGENVAPVGEDVESGQHLYDPGHRLRPSDLGLLKSVGVDTVTVREQPTVGVIPTGEELVQSDPGPGEVVETNGLTVSNYVERWGGSATYRDVVTDDRDALRAAIQRDLTKDVVVTTGGSSVGERDLLPEVVADLGEILFHGVALKPGHPVAVGVVEETPVVMLPGYPVACIINAVQFLRPALKEVGGLPHQSFPTTEARLARKIRSEPGIRTFARVQLDESGREEDASGDEPGATATPTRASGSGVLSSVALADGWVEVPEEREGIPEGEVVDVQDWEWSA from the coding sequence ATGACCGAGGAGCAACCCGACCGAAGACAGTCGGGGTTCAAGGACAAGACCCGCGTCGGCGAGGCCCGCGAGCGTCTCCTCGACGCCGTCGCGCCCCACGACCGGACCGAGGAGGTCCGCCTCGCGTCCGCCGACGGTCGTCTCCTCGCGGAGGCGGTCGTCGCGGCGCGGGACGTGCCCCACTACCCCCGCGCGGCGATGGACGGCTACGCGGTTCGGGCGGCCGACACCTTCGGTGCGAGCGACCGCTCGCCCGAGGTGTTGCGGAACGCTGGCGGCCCCGCGGGGACCGACGAGGGAGACGGACCGAACGAGGTGCCACCGAACGGCGCGGTCCGAGTCCACACCGGGAGCGAACTCCCAGCGGGCGCGGACGCGGTGGTGATGATAGAACAGGTAGACGAGTTCGGGGATGGCGAGGCGCACCGCGCCTCGGGTGCGAGCGGCGAAGCCGTGAGCGACGTGGAAATCTTCGACGCCGTGGCGGAGGGCGAGAACGTCGCGCCGGTCGGCGAGGACGTGGAATCGGGCCAGCACCTCTACGACCCCGGCCACCGGCTTCGGCCCTCTGACTTGGGACTCCTGAAATCGGTCGGCGTCGATACCGTGACCGTCCGCGAGCAACCCACGGTCGGCGTGATTCCGACCGGCGAGGAGCTAGTCCAGTCCGACCCCGGCCCCGGCGAGGTCGTCGAGACCAACGGGCTGACGGTCTCGAACTACGTCGAGCGATGGGGCGGGTCGGCGACCTACCGCGACGTGGTGACCGACGACCGCGACGCGCTCCGGGCGGCCATCCAGCGCGACCTGACGAAAGACGTGGTGGTCACGACCGGCGGCTCGTCGGTCGGCGAACGGGACCTCCTGCCCGAAGTCGTGGCAGACCTCGGGGAGATTCTGTTCCACGGCGTCGCGCTGAAGCCGGGGCATCCGGTCGCCGTGGGCGTGGTCGAGGAGACCCCCGTCGTCATGCTCCCCGGCTACCCGGTGGCCTGCATCATCAACGCAGTGCAGTTCCTCCGGCCCGCGCTGAAGGAAGTGGGCGGACTGCCCCACCAGTCATTCCCGACGACGGAGGCCCGGCTCGCCCGGAAGATTCGGAGCGAACCGGGGATTCGGACCTTCGCACGGGTGCAGTTGGACGAGAGCGGTCGGGAGGAAGACGCGAGCGGTGACGAACCGGGGGCGACCGCCACGCCCACCAGAGCATCCGGGTCGGGCGTCCTGTCGAGCGTCGCGCTCGCGGACGGCTGGGTCGAGGTGCCCGAGGAGCGCGAGGGGATTCCCGAGGGCGAGGTCGTGGACGTACAGGACTGGGAGTGGTCGGCGTGA